A region of the Fibrobacterota bacterium genome:
AAAGAAGAGTTCTCGAAGAAGGACCAATTAGTCGCCGAATTCGCGAAGGTATTCTCCCATCCCGCCCGGGTCGCCATCCTCAGGACGCTGGCCCGTAAAGGCACCTGTATTTGCGGGGATTTGGTAGAGGTACTGCCCCTGGCGCAATCCACCGTCTCCCAGCATTTGCGGGAACTCAAGGACGCAGGCGTGATCATTGGCGAGATCGATGGTACCAAATCCTGCTACTGCATTGATCGGAGCGCGTTGAAACAAGCGTGGGAGGCTTTCGGGGAGATCTTCCGGGAACTGGAACGGAATTACGCCAAGAACTGCTGCTAAAGGAGTGACCTATATGAAGATTTTCGGGATCGATATCGGAGAGAAGAAAAGCCAGGCATCGGGAGCGTGTTGCGGACCGGATTACTGTTCGGAACCGGCCTCCGGGGCGGCTGACGCGGAAGCGGTGGCCGCCGTTTTACCGGGCGCGGAAATGGCGGATATCGGGACAGCGCGATCCGCCGCCATGGTCGGGCAGAGCCCCGACGACATCAAAGCCATGGTCAAAGAGAAATACGGCGCCCTGGCCGCGGCCGATGAACCGGGATCCTCTCACCGAATCGGCGGACATCCAGCCCGGGAATACCGTTTTGGATCTGGGATCGGGCGCGGGGAACGACGCCTTCGTGGCGCGAAAATTGGTCGGCGATCACGGCCGCGTGATCGGCGTAGACATGACGGAGGCCATGGTCGAGAAGGCCGAGAAGAATCGGGCGAAATTGGGACATGCCAATGTCGAGTTCCGCCTGGGCGAAATCGAAGCGCTTCCCGTCGAAAGCGATTCCGTGGACGTGGTCATCAGCAATTGCGTCCTGAACCTGGTCCCGGACAAGGCCAAGGCTTATGCGGAGGTGCATCGCGTCCTCAAGCCCGGTGGACATTTCTCAATCTCGGACATCGTACTCTCAGGCCCCCTTCCCGAGCGCATGAAAACGGTGGCGGCTTTGTATGCCGGTTGCGTGGCGGGCGCCATGGTCAAAAGCGAATACCTGTTCGCGGTCCTGGGGGCAGGGTTCAAGGACATCCGCATCGACAAGGAGCGGGAACTCGCGATTCCCGATGCGGTGCTGGCCGAGCACTTGAGCCCGGAGGAGATCCGCATCCTTCGTCTCTCGGGCGCCAAAATCCTCAGCATCACTTTGCGGGCCTCGAAGGGGTGAGTTCATCGGGAATTGAAAAGGAAAACCCTCCTGTGCGGAGGGCCTTTTTTCTCGGGATCATCGAGGGATCGATGATTGATGTAGGAAGCGAAGCTTAGGCGGTGAGGTCGATGTTTCCCCCTTTGGATTCGGAATCCCCTCTCGCCGTATCCTTGGCTACGGCTGCCGCTCCTTTGTCATCGCCGTCATGATCGCCTTCTTTTTCCACCGGCTTCCCGGCAGCCTTGGCATTCATGGGGACGGAAACCGGCGAGGATCCTGAGACGCTGGCTATGTTCATATTCCTACTCTCTTCCTTGAGCGATTTTGACTCGTTACTTGAACAACCGCTTTAAGTATCCGGGTAGGAAAGACTTTCTCCGGGATTATTCCGGCTCAGGATTGCATGCACGACTCAAAGGATCCCTCTGTAATCCCAAAAGACTTGATGGGATCAGGGCGGACTTCCTTGAGGAGCGAACGGCTTACAAGAAATCGAGCAAGGACATGGAAGGATTGCCGGTTTGGGAGGGATTCTGGGAATCGGTGGCGAAGGGATTCTGGAAGCCGGTGGCGCCCGTACCGGATCCGCTACCGCCTTGATTCGCGTTGCCCGGACCCGAGAGAAAATCAAGCAAGCTATTGCCCGAGCCGTTCCCGCTACCGCTTTGATCCGTTCCATCCATGGCGCTCAAGAACGCATCCAGCACGTTCGGCATCTCGAACTTCCCCAAGGCTCCGGTATGCGAAGCCAGGAAATCCTTCGCTGCGGGGCTCAGGTTCAGGGAATCGGCCGTGGGGATCTTCGCCGTCCCCTTATCCGTTTGGCTGGAATCCTTCGCCGATGCGCCTGCGCCGCTTGCGGAATCCTTTCCTGCGTCCTTGGCCGGATCCTTGATCGCGGCCTTGGTATCGATGCCGAAGTTGGCGCCGTATTTCTGGATGATTGATTGCAGCGATAAGATGGACATGCCGTCCCTCCGGTTCCGGGAATCATGGGGATTCCCTCACTCCGTATATCGGAGGCGGATTGGGATTACTTGAGTTTAAAGGGGATCTTAAAGCGGAACTTCGCGCGGCTTGGAGCCTAAATCCACCCGGATATCCTGGGCCCATGCCACCCAATCCGATTGGGCCGGCCGCCGCAGGATAAGGCTGCCAACGGCTTCCAAGAGTTGGGAAACGCTGAAAGGCTTGGGCAGAAAGCTCCAACCCAATTCCCGGTGATCCGCGCCGGCCGGGAGGGGGGATGCGGACATCAGCAGGACATTGGTTTCCGGACGCAGGGTACCGAAACAGGCCGCCAATTCCAAGCCGTTCTCGAACAAGCGCATACGCACATCGGTCAGGAGCACGTCTATGGTGCCGGCATAAGCGGCGCCGGCATGCAAGGCTTCCACGCTATTGGTCGCCGTCAGGACCTTATATCCGGCCGTCTCCAGCACTTTGCGGGCGAAGGTGAGCATCATTGCCTCATCCTCCACCACTAATACTACCGGCGACCGACCCGATTCCATCCCGGGAAACCTCATGCTAAAACCTACCCTTAGAGTCTTGCTCTACCGCCCACCAATTGCAACCCCCATGCCAGGATTAAAGTCCTGCTATTTGTTGTATTTCACTGCCAGAGGGTCAGCCTGTCGCTAAAAATGTCGCACCTCCTGCCATTTTGAATTCAAGTTTTGCCAAAAGGTCAAATTCCGTAAAGGTCCGGATGTCTGCGTACCCAAGCCTTATGGGCCTCTACGAGCCCGATCCCGCAGGCGGCCATCCCCAGCAAACGCAACCAGGTCATGCCATCGAGGGGAGCGGTGCCCAACAGATGGCGTAAGGGCGGGACGTAAAGAGCGCATAGATGAGCGAGGGTGGCCAGCGCGGTTCCTCCCAGTAAGAGTGGATTCCGCCAAGGAGGCGTGCGGAAGATGGATTTGGTTTCCGACTGATAGTTCCCGATCCCGAGGTTCTCGAACAGCACCATGAACAGGAGGAGCATGTTGCGGGCCGCGATTTCATCCTGGCCGCGATGGTGGGTCGAGATGAACAGGTACAATCCAAGGACGGACATCGATCCCCCCGCCACCAACACGCGTTCCACCATGAGGCGGTTGAAAAGGGGCTCGGAAGGGCGCCGCGGCTTGGCGCGCAGTTCATCCCCTTCCCCCGGCTCGAAGGCGAGGGCCACGTCTTGGATTCCGTTGGTGACGAGATTCAACCAAAGCAATTGCAGAGGCAAGAGCGGCAAGGGATCGCCCATCAACACCGCCAAGGTGCAGATGACGACTTCGGCCAAGGCGGTGGCGACCTGCATGGCCACCACGTTGCGGATGTTCTTGTAGGCGATGCGGCCCTCTTCGATGCCGGCCACCACGGTCGCGAAATTATCGTCGGCCAGCACCAATTCCGCGGCGTCCCGCGCCACGTCGGTCCCGTCCTTGCCCATGGCCACGCCGATATGGGCCGCCTTCAGGGCCGGCGCGTCGTTCACGCCGTCCCCGGTGACCGCCACGAAATGACCCAGGGCCGTCGCGGCTTGGACGAGTTTCAACTTCTGATCGGGCGAGACACGCGCGAAGACGCGGGCCGTGCGGACCGTCTCCGGCCAGTCCTTGGGATCGAGCTTGTCCAGATCCGCGCCGGTGACGACCTGATCCCGGCGCTCGGCCAAGCCCAAGTCCCGGGCGATGGCGAGGGCGGTCAAGGGATGGTCCCCGGTTACCATGCGAACTTCCACCCCGGCCAGGCCGCAATCGGCAACCGCTTGGCGCACGCCCGGCCGCAGGGGATCGATCATGCCGGTGAACCCGAGGAAGGCCAAACCGGAGGGCGAGGGTTCGGAAGATCTTGCTTGCGCTATCGGGCGAGAAGCATTTTCCGGCGAATCCGATCCTGCGGGACCGGATGCGAAAGCCAGTACGCGGAAGCCGCTCGCCGTCATCGCTTCCATGACGGCGGCATGGGCCG
Encoded here:
- a CDS encoding winged helix-turn-helix transcriptional regulator, coding for MAMSKKEEFSKKDQLVAEFAKVFSHPARVAILRTLARKGTCICGDLVEVLPLAQSTVSQHLRELKDAGVIIGEIDGTKSCYCIDRSALKQAWEAFGEIFRELERNYAKNCC
- the arsM gene encoding arsenite methyltransferase; protein product: MNRDPLTESADIQPGNTVLDLGSGAGNDAFVARKLVGDHGRVIGVDMTEAMVEKAEKNRAKLGHANVEFRLGEIEALPVESDSVDVVISNCVLNLVPDKAKAYAEVHRVLKPGGHFSISDIVLSGPLPERMKTVAALYAGCVAGAMVKSEYLFAVLGAGFKDIRIDKERELAIPDAVLAEHLSPEEIRILRLSGAKILSITLRASKG
- a CDS encoding response regulator, coding for MMLTFARKVLETAGYKVLTATNSVEALHAGAAYAGTIDVLLTDVRMRLFENGLELAACFGTLRPETNVLLMSASPLPAGADHRELGWSFLPKPFSVSQLLEAVGSLILRRPAQSDWVAWAQDIRVDLGSKPREVPL